The following are encoded in a window of Limibacter armeniacum genomic DNA:
- a CDS encoding sensor histidine kinase, translating to MGFKNFKLNVTLRVLGLCITIFALLILIKTAYMATIIFFVVLVVYQAYALINLMENTNREMVDFLSSIRYDDFSQTYNLKGRGGSFDELNEEFNKVLSRFKEVRAEKEADYQYLKNIIHHIGIGILSFDNDGRVQIINTVAKRLFKLNRLRNIEDLRAFSPDLYKQLKELRTGSKALVRIRDKDDTIQLAVYAIELYLRGDVYKLVTVQNIHHELEEQEMEAWQNLIRVLTHEIMNSVTPVSSLANTLEDEINYFKEKKANGEMIEDDELEDMNLAVSTIKRRSDGMIRFVNEFRNLTQVPVPQLEHVQVADIFGHIQLLMGSECESNDITLKVEMEPQNIVVTADMEQIEQVLINLVKNAVQALQENGSNDGAEKEVVLTGGLGKGNRPVIKVKDNGPGIEPEALDRIFIPFFTTKKQGSGIGLSLSRQIMRQHKGAITVASHPGEGTEFTLKF from the coding sequence ATGGGCTTTAAGAATTTTAAACTGAACGTTACACTTAGGGTATTAGGACTCTGCATCACCATTTTTGCTCTCCTGATTTTGATCAAGACAGCTTATATGGCAACCATTATATTCTTTGTGGTATTGGTGGTTTATCAGGCATATGCATTGATTAACCTAATGGAAAATACCAACAGGGAGATGGTTGACTTCCTGAGTTCTATCCGGTATGATGATTTTTCACAGACTTATAACCTTAAAGGCAGGGGAGGAAGCTTTGATGAACTTAATGAGGAGTTTAATAAAGTGCTTTCCCGTTTTAAGGAAGTGAGAGCGGAAAAGGAAGCAGACTATCAGTACCTCAAAAACATTATCCATCATATAGGAATTGGCATTCTGTCTTTTGATAATGATGGTCGGGTACAGATTATCAATACGGTGGCAAAGCGCCTGTTCAAGCTTAACAGACTTCGTAATATTGAAGACCTGAGAGCATTCAGTCCTGATTTGTATAAGCAACTTAAGGAATTACGTACAGGCTCGAAGGCATTGGTTAGGATTCGAGACAAGGACGACACCATTCAATTGGCGGTGTATGCAATTGAGCTGTATCTAAGGGGGGATGTTTACAAACTGGTAACGGTTCAAAACATTCACCACGAGCTGGAAGAACAGGAGATGGAAGCATGGCAGAACCTGATCAGGGTATTGACACATGAGATCATGAACTCAGTAACTCCAGTTTCCTCATTGGCCAATACATTGGAGGATGAAATCAATTATTTCAAGGAGAAAAAAGCCAATGGAGAAATGATTGAGGACGATGAGTTGGAGGATATGAATTTGGCTGTATCCACTATCAAGCGCCGGAGTGATGGGATGATACGTTTTGTCAATGAGTTCCGAAACCTGACACAGGTTCCTGTTCCACAATTGGAGCATGTACAGGTAGCTGATATATTTGGTCATATACAACTGTTGATGGGGAGCGAATGTGAAAGCAATGACATTACCCTAAAGGTAGAAATGGAGCCACAGAACATTGTGGTCACGGCAGACATGGAGCAGATTGAGCAGGTACTTATCAATCTTGTGAAAAATGCGGTGCAGGCATTACAGGAAAATGGATCAAATGATGGAGCCGAAAAGGAAGTGGTACTTACAGGAGGCTTGGGTAAAGGAAACCGTCCAGTTATTAAGGTAAAAGATAATGGACCGGGTATTGAGCCAGAAGCATTGGACCGTATCTTCATCCCTTTCTTTACGACCAAAAAACAAGGTTCAGGAATAGGCTTGAGTTTGTCAAGGCAAATTATGAGACAGCACAAAGGAGCTATTACAGTAGCTTCACATCCGGGGGAAGGAACGGAGTTTACCTTGAAATTCTGA
- a CDS encoding sigma-54-dependent transcriptional regulator, with protein MGKPLGKVLIIDDNEDVLLAAKMLLKKHADLVQVEQNPGKIPFLLNNDKYDVILLDMNFTKDTATGKEGYHWLEQILEIDPNAVVIMITAYGDVETAVKSLKAGATDFVLKPWQNEKLIATLTAAVKLRKSYDQVQTLKEENTNLATALSKGSDTAQIIGESDAMKSVFNLVHKVAQTDANVLILGENGTGKEVIARAIHNASLRKEKVFIGVDMGSITESLFESELFGHKKGAFTDAKEDRAGRFEVANSGTLFLDEIGNLSMALQSKLLTVLQKREVTRVGANKATPIDIRLICATNMPLYEMVEKNEFRQDLVYRINTVEIHLPPLRERASDIPSLALYFLQIFSKKYRKETKRISSAALKKLEKYHWPGNVRELQHAIERAIIMSEGDTLEPVDFMFLIEKNDDQEVDFSEYDLETVEKMMIQKAISKHAGNISKAAKSLGLTRASLYRRLEKHGL; from the coding sequence ATGGGCAAGCCGTTAGGAAAAGTTTTGATTATTGATGATAACGAGGACGTATTGTTGGCTGCCAAGATGCTACTTAAAAAGCATGCGGATCTCGTTCAGGTTGAACAAAACCCAGGAAAGATACCTTTCCTGTTGAATAATGATAAGTACGATGTCATCCTGTTGGACATGAACTTTACGAAGGACACTGCCACAGGTAAGGAAGGATATCATTGGTTGGAGCAGATTCTGGAAATAGACCCAAATGCAGTTGTGATCATGATTACGGCATACGGGGACGTAGAGACAGCCGTAAAGTCATTGAAAGCTGGTGCAACAGACTTTGTACTGAAACCTTGGCAGAATGAGAAGCTGATCGCTACACTGACTGCTGCGGTGAAATTGAGGAAATCCTATGATCAGGTGCAAACCCTGAAGGAGGAAAATACGAATCTGGCAACAGCATTGAGTAAAGGGTCAGATACCGCCCAGATCATTGGCGAAAGTGATGCTATGAAGTCTGTCTTCAATTTGGTACACAAAGTAGCACAGACGGATGCCAATGTCTTGATTTTGGGAGAGAATGGTACAGGTAAAGAAGTGATTGCCCGCGCTATTCACAATGCCTCACTTAGAAAAGAGAAGGTGTTTATTGGCGTAGATATGGGCTCCATTACAGAGTCGCTATTTGAGAGTGAACTGTTTGGACATAAGAAGGGTGCATTTACAGATGCGAAAGAAGATAGAGCAGGACGATTTGAGGTAGCCAACTCAGGAACCTTATTCTTGGATGAGATTGGAAACCTCTCAATGGCATTACAGTCCAAGTTGTTGACAGTCTTGCAAAAAAGAGAAGTAACCAGGGTTGGGGCAAACAAGGCAACACCTATTGATATTCGCTTGATTTGTGCGACTAACATGCCATTGTATGAAATGGTAGAGAAAAACGAATTCCGTCAGGATTTGGTATATCGTATCAATACAGTGGAAATCCACTTGCCTCCATTGAGAGAGCGAGCAAGTGATATACCTTCATTGGCATTATACTTTTTACAGATATTCAGTAAGAAGTATCGAAAGGAAACAAAGCGAATTTCTTCAGCTGCGCTCAAGAAGCTTGAAAAATATCATTGGCCAGGTAACGTGAGAGAGTTGCAGCATGCAATTGAGAGAGCCATAATCATGTCAGAAGGAGATACATTGGAGCCTGTAGACTTTATGTTCCTGATTGAGAAAAACGATGATCAGGAAGTAGATTTCTCAGAGTATGATCTTGAGACAGTTGAAAAAATGATGATACAGAAAGCGATCAGCAAACACGCCGGAAATATATCAAAGGCGGCAAAATCACTGGGTCTGACGAGGGCGTCGCTTTACAGAAGATTAGAGAAGCATGGGCTTTAA
- a CDS encoding DUF6787 family protein, producing the protein MSRLAKMKEKWGVNSGWQVLAILLAFTFAGSSVVVVRKMFFSAIGITEQTEMWIKVVTYILFIFPAYQTLLLFYGTILGQFNFFWEKEKKMFKRMAGIFKR; encoded by the coding sequence ATGAGTAGGTTAGCGAAAATGAAGGAAAAATGGGGTGTCAATAGTGGATGGCAAGTGTTGGCTATCCTGTTGGCATTTACCTTTGCAGGTTCATCAGTAGTGGTAGTACGCAAAATGTTTTTCTCTGCTATTGGCATTACAGAACAAACAGAAATGTGGATCAAGGTGGTGACCTATATCCTATTTATTTTTCCTGCTTACCAAACCCTTCTGCTTTTTTACGGAACAATCTTAGGGCAGTTCAACTTCTTTTGGGAGAAAGAAAAGAAAATGTTCAAGAGAATGGCTGGTATTTTCAAAAGATAA
- the gltB gene encoding glutamate synthase large subunit produces the protein MKDRITAFKDNCGFGMLANYKNVPSRQMTLDAIEALSRMMHRGAVAADGKSGDGSGFLFSMPDRFMRRVAEMNGFDLPERYAVAMLFLTEPSQREVFTDYCRQNDLQVLFFRNVPTNKEALGKQALEVMPEIVQAFVVPGALMSTKRFQALLYLTRKEIEHHFESEEDFYIPSFSEDVVSYKGLVMPTFIKDLYPDLQEDDFEVSFALFHQRFSTNTLPRWKLAQPFRTLAHNGEINSIQANRFNVKIREEVFESEVYDKEEQKRIYPILSKGTSDSGTLDNYFEYLLANGMDFFQAARSVVPAPWQNAPHMDSGLRTFYEYASCNFEAWDGPAALNLTDGRYLACILDRNGLRPAKYIITNDDRIVISSEYGVIDLDEQNIKEQGKLKSGQMIGIDLRYGTILKNGDINEYLKNKAPWGKWLNENSAFLMEHIDKNYFDLSDYRDDNLVEKQRYHNYTNELVEQVISPMVENGKEETGSMGDDTPLACFSKVQRNFTDFFRQKFAQVTNPPIDPLREKVVMSTSISFGARNNVLRDGSTNAHRLKSMNPILSYEKVEVLKSFGTEGKQLYDPAYKCKTLYTHYEADLKASLHKLGESAIRAINEGAHVLILDDRTLSASRKLIPMAMAVGYINQVLAKHSLRSKVSIVAVSGEVYDSHSAAVMLAFGATAVYPYLFFATIVDTMDRQGAKNKAAYKKALTKGQKAINAGLLKIMSKMGICTVESYQNSALFDTIGLNNEIVEECFTGSVALLSGLKYDDIEFRIDKFHKKAFKIQRVKKMYPLEVGGFYKYAAKGEYHDFSPEVANALRKYARTGRGEDYQELRDKVNQRGLRMIRDFFELNSGREPIDISKVEPASEITKRFTSAAMSLGSISPEAHEAIAEAMNIIGGYSNSGEGGEDPVRFGTIKNSKIKQVASGRFGVTPHYLRNAEEIQIKVAQGAKPGEGGQLPGSKVTPLIASLRCTIPGVTLISPPPHHDIYSIEDLAQLIFDLKQVNPKARVSVKLVSSAGVGTIAVGVAKAYADKIIISGADGGTGAAQLGSIKFAGNPWELGLSEAHNALKANGLREFVEVQTDGGLKTGLDIIKAAILGAESYAFGTALLSTIGCKILRVCHLNKCSVGIATQDEMLRAYYTGTVKGIVNYLTSIAEEVRELLAKMGYTSLNEVIGRSELLSVVNDEFAKKFDFSDVLYHVNGGNLQTHASNVPWDDNKFEKQILEELMPVIRGPHFRTVLHKEIRNTNRSFGAMISGQVAEFYGKAGLPKELITINLKGVAGQSFGAYLMQGLLLHLHGTANDYVGKGMNGGHIIITPKDGVSQQRNLAGNTCLYGATGGKLFVAGKVGERFAVRNSGALAVVEGTGDHPCEYMTGGTVVVLGETGNNFGAGMTGGVAFVYDKDMTFIDKMNQELISAQRIDTDEEDEARYYLQRILRSYHFRTGSKRAKFILENFRREVRYFYMVTSKDMKAPLNPMEGN, from the coding sequence ATGAAAGATAGAATTACCGCTTTTAAGGACAATTGTGGCTTTGGCATGCTTGCCAACTACAAGAATGTTCCTTCGAGGCAGATGACGCTCGATGCAATCGAGGCTCTGTCACGAATGATGCATAGGGGTGCTGTGGCAGCAGACGGAAAAAGTGGAGACGGAAGTGGATTCCTTTTCTCCATGCCCGACCGTTTTATGCGCAGGGTTGCTGAAATGAATGGCTTTGATTTGCCGGAGCGTTATGCAGTGGCGATGCTGTTCTTGACAGAACCTTCGCAAAGGGAAGTGTTTACGGACTATTGCCGTCAGAATGACCTTCAGGTGCTTTTCTTCCGAAATGTACCTACCAACAAAGAAGCATTGGGAAAACAGGCTCTAGAAGTGATGCCTGAGATTGTACAGGCATTTGTAGTGCCAGGTGCATTGATGTCGACCAAGCGCTTCCAAGCATTGCTATATCTTACCCGTAAAGAAATTGAACACCACTTTGAGAGTGAAGAAGATTTCTATATCCCTTCTTTCTCTGAAGATGTGGTCTCCTATAAAGGGCTTGTAATGCCCACTTTCATCAAAGATTTATACCCTGACCTGCAGGAGGATGACTTTGAGGTAAGCTTTGCGCTATTCCATCAACGCTTTTCCACCAACACGTTGCCTCGTTGGAAACTGGCACAGCCTTTCCGCACATTGGCACACAATGGTGAGATAAACTCTATTCAAGCCAACCGCTTCAATGTGAAAATCCGTGAGGAGGTATTTGAAAGTGAAGTTTATGACAAGGAAGAGCAGAAAAGAATTTACCCGATCCTGAGTAAAGGTACGAGTGACAGCGGTACGCTGGACAACTACTTTGAGTACTTGCTAGCAAACGGAATGGATTTCTTTCAGGCAGCAAGAAGCGTAGTGCCCGCACCTTGGCAAAACGCACCTCATATGGATTCAGGGTTGCGTACCTTCTACGAGTATGCTTCCTGCAACTTTGAGGCTTGGGATGGTCCTGCAGCATTGAACCTGACCGATGGACGTTACCTTGCTTGTATCTTGGACAGAAACGGTCTGCGTCCTGCCAAGTATATCATCACAAATGATGACAGAATTGTGATCAGCAGTGAATATGGGGTAATTGACCTTGATGAGCAGAATATCAAGGAGCAAGGAAAACTGAAGAGTGGTCAGATGATTGGGATTGACCTCCGCTATGGAACAATCCTGAAGAATGGCGACATAAATGAGTATCTGAAAAACAAAGCACCTTGGGGTAAGTGGCTAAATGAAAATAGCGCTTTCCTGATGGAGCATATTGATAAAAACTATTTTGACCTGTCTGATTACAGGGATGATAACCTAGTTGAAAAACAGCGCTACCACAACTATACAAATGAACTGGTAGAGCAGGTTATTTCACCAATGGTGGAGAATGGTAAAGAGGAAACAGGCTCTATGGGAGATGACACTCCTTTGGCATGTTTCAGTAAAGTGCAACGTAACTTTACAGACTTCTTCCGTCAGAAATTTGCACAGGTAACAAACCCCCCAATTGACCCACTTCGTGAAAAAGTGGTGATGAGTACCAGTATCAGCTTTGGCGCAAGGAACAACGTATTGCGAGATGGATCTACCAACGCACATAGGTTGAAGTCCATGAACCCAATCCTTTCATACGAAAAGGTAGAGGTGCTGAAAAGCTTTGGCACAGAAGGGAAACAGCTTTATGATCCAGCATATAAGTGCAAGACGCTTTATACGCATTATGAAGCAGACCTAAAGGCTTCATTGCATAAACTGGGAGAGTCAGCTATAAGAGCAATCAATGAAGGTGCTCATGTATTGATATTGGATGATAGAACGCTTTCTGCATCACGTAAGCTGATTCCAATGGCAATGGCTGTTGGATATATCAATCAGGTCTTGGCTAAGCACTCACTGAGAAGCAAGGTGTCCATTGTAGCAGTATCAGGAGAAGTATATGACTCTCACTCTGCGGCTGTCATGTTGGCATTTGGTGCTACAGCAGTTTATCCTTACCTATTCTTCGCTACGATTGTAGATACCATGGATAGGCAGGGAGCTAAAAACAAAGCTGCTTACAAGAAAGCCCTGACCAAAGGACAGAAAGCCATTAATGCAGGTTTGTTGAAAATCATGTCAAAGATGGGTATCTGTACAGTAGAGAGTTACCAGAACTCAGCACTGTTTGATACAATTGGTCTGAACAATGAAATTGTGGAAGAGTGCTTTACTGGCTCAGTGGCATTGCTTTCAGGATTGAAATATGATGACATTGAGTTCAGAATCGATAAGTTTCACAAGAAAGCATTCAAGATACAGCGTGTTAAGAAAATGTACCCGCTTGAAGTGGGTGGTTTCTATAAGTACGCAGCAAAAGGCGAATACCATGACTTTTCTCCTGAAGTAGCGAATGCACTCCGTAAATATGCGAGAACAGGCAGGGGAGAAGATTATCAGGAGCTGAGAGATAAGGTAAACCAGAGGGGGCTACGAATGATTCGGGACTTCTTTGAGTTGAACTCAGGTAGAGAACCGATCGATATCAGCAAGGTTGAGCCTGCATCAGAAATTACAAAAAGGTTTACTTCTGCTGCCATGAGTCTGGGGTCAATTTCCCCTGAAGCACATGAGGCGATCGCAGAAGCCATGAATATCATAGGTGGTTATTCTAACTCCGGAGAGGGAGGGGAAGATCCAGTCCGTTTTGGAACCATCAAGAACTCGAAGATCAAGCAAGTGGCATCGGGTAGGTTTGGTGTTACACCACATTACCTGAGAAATGCAGAAGAGATTCAAATCAAGGTGGCGCAAGGTGCTAAGCCGGGTGAAGGTGGACAGTTGCCAGGATCGAAGGTAACACCACTGATTGCATCCTTGAGATGTACGATTCCTGGTGTAACCCTGATTTCACCTCCCCCTCACCACGATATCTATTCGATTGAGGATTTGGCTCAGCTGATTTTTGACCTTAAGCAGGTAAACCCAAAAGCAAGAGTCAGTGTGAAACTGGTGTCTTCAGCAGGAGTGGGAACCATCGCAGTAGGTGTAGCCAAAGCATATGCGGATAAGATTATTATCTCAGGTGCTGATGGCGGTACAGGTGCTGCACAATTGGGTTCCATCAAGTTTGCGGGTAACCCTTGGGAACTTGGGTTGTCAGAAGCCCACAATGCCTTGAAGGCAAATGGACTTCGTGAGTTTGTAGAAGTACAGACAGACGGTGGCCTGAAAACTGGTTTGGACATTATAAAGGCTGCAATTCTCGGAGCAGAGAGCTATGCATTCGGGACAGCATTGCTGAGTACGATTGGATGTAAAATCCTGCGTGTTTGTCACCTGAACAAATGTAGTGTAGGTATAGCCACTCAAGATGAAATGCTGAGAGCGTACTATACAGGAACAGTCAAAGGTATTGTCAATTACTTGACTTCTATTGCGGAAGAGGTAAGAGAGTTGTTGGCAAAAATGGGTTATACATCCCTGAATGAAGTGATTGGTAGATCAGAACTGTTGTCAGTGGTCAATGATGAGTTTGCCAAGAAATTTGACTTCTCAGACGTGTTATATCACGTAAATGGAGGAAACCTTCAGACACATGCTTCCAACGTTCCTTGGGATGATAACAAGTTCGAAAAGCAAATACTGGAAGAACTGATGCCAGTAATCAGAGGTCCGCATTTCCGTACAGTGTTGCACAAGGAGATCAGAAATACTAACCGAAGCTTTGGGGCGATGATCAGTGGTCAGGTAGCAGAGTTTTACGGTAAGGCAGGGTTGCCTAAAGAACTGATCACAATCAACCTGAAAGGGGTGGCAGGACAATCATTTGGTGCATACCTGATGCAAGGATTGTTGCTGCATCTGCACGGAACTGCCAATGATTATGTTGGTAAAGGTATGAATGGTGGTCATATTATTATCACACCAAAAGACGGTGTCAGTCAGCAGAGAAACCTGGCTGGTAATACATGTCTTTATGGAGCGACGGGAGGTAAACTTTTCGTTGCAGGAAAAGTGGGAGAACGTTTTGCCGTTCGAAACTCTGGTGCTTTGGCAGTAGTTGAAGGTACAGGAGACCACCCTTGTGAATATATGACAGGAGGTACAGTGGTTGTCTTGGGAGAAACAGGTAACAACTTTGGCGCTGGTATGACAGGTGGTGTTGCATTCGTGTACGATAAGGATATGACGTTCATAGACAAGATGAACCAAGAGCTGATATCGGCTCAACGTATCGATACGGATGAAGAAGATGAAGCACGTTACTACCTGCAGCGTATCCTGAGAAGTTATCACTTCCGTACGGGTAGCAAGAGAGCGAAGTTTATCTTGGAAAACTTCCGAAGAGAGGTTCGCTACTTCTATATGGTGACTTCCAAAGACATGAAGGCACCGCTGAACCCAATGGAGGGTAACTAA
- a CDS encoding DUF4382 domain-containing protein, with translation MKKHIIRVVSIFGLAALAACTSSKKEENASPLNDKVRLNVILVDAPANYDEVNIDIQDVMVDYTTYSETSTEENWVSLDQMNPNIYNLLELTAGAEAMLGDIEFPAGHLNNVRLILGDSNTVIIDNKKHHLTTPSGQTSGLKVKVDAEMNPGLAYTLTLDFDANRSIVEAGNSGKYNLKPVIRASMDAYGGSVTGIVNPVEESFRVEVLAGETVVAGTETNDGQFLLKGIEAGAYSLAVVPFEGSIYVADTTDIIIVDQEINTLEPITLIEMETEETSDDTTTEEGDNTDTEESSN, from the coding sequence ATGAAAAAGCACATTATTAGAGTTGTCTCTATTTTTGGACTTGCGGCTCTTGCAGCCTGTACGTCAAGCAAAAAAGAGGAAAACGCCAGTCCACTTAATGATAAAGTAAGACTGAATGTCATCCTTGTAGATGCACCTGCCAACTATGACGAAGTCAACATTGATATTCAAGATGTAATGGTTGACTACACTACCTACAGCGAAACCTCAACTGAAGAGAACTGGGTATCGCTGGATCAAATGAACCCCAACATTTACAACTTATTAGAACTAACTGCTGGCGCTGAAGCAATGCTAGGCGACATTGAATTCCCTGCAGGGCACCTGAATAATGTGAGACTGATTTTGGGTGACAGTAACACAGTTATAATAGACAATAAGAAACACCACCTAACAACACCAAGTGGACAGACTTCAGGACTTAAAGTAAAAGTAGATGCTGAAATGAATCCTGGTCTTGCCTATACACTAACACTTGATTTTGATGCCAACCGCTCTATCGTAGAGGCTGGTAACTCTGGCAAGTATAACCTAAAGCCTGTGATCAGAGCTTCTATGGATGCTTATGGCGGATCAGTAACAGGTATTGTTAATCCTGTAGAAGAGTCATTCAGAGTTGAAGTACTGGCTGGAGAAACAGTAGTAGCAGGAACAGAAACCAACGATGGGCAATTCCTGTTGAAAGGAATCGAAGCTGGGGCTTACTCATTGGCAGTTGTACCTTTTGAGGGCAGCATCTACGTAGCTGACACAACAGACATCATCATTGTAGATCAGGAAATCAACACGTTGGAGCCAATTACATTGATTGAAATGGAAACAGAAGAAACAAGTGATGACACAACTACTGAAGAAGGTGACAACACTGATACTGAAGAAAGCAGTAACTAA
- a CDS encoding M28 family metallopeptidase, with product MNSLITRALLLNIFMYCCIVSLSAQDMNRVRKNIAKLCSKKMHGRGYTYGGDRKAADFIQKQFEANGLKPFGDTYFQSFTMPVNAFPEKAKLKVGDHSLKLGEDFIVHPASASANVKGTLVYIPDSVFENHEKLVAYFSAKDIQGKVLVYDSKFERDAVMWPRVVPEKLKKAAGVILLVDKLTFGVSRKQGDVSKLIVRKATLEKYNAEEIEIHVRAEWQPAYQTQNVIGYIEGTKQATQYVVFSAHYDHLGSIGKQVYFPGGNDNATGVAMLLELSRWYKVNPPEHSVVFMGFAAEEAGLVGSRYYVENPLFDLKDIRFLINLDLFASGEEGMMAVNGAVFEKEFNLLTDINSEKQYLPVIQKRGKAANSDHYFFTEAGVPSFFFYLMGKSWQHYHDIYDTGKVPLSRFQGAFQLIRDFSDSLDIEKGMP from the coding sequence ATGAATAGCCTAATAACAAGAGCCTTATTGTTAAATATCTTTATGTATTGCTGCATTGTCAGTTTATCTGCACAGGATATGAATCGGGTACGAAAAAATATTGCAAAGCTCTGTTCCAAAAAAATGCATGGCAGGGGATATACCTATGGGGGAGACCGTAAAGCTGCAGACTTTATTCAAAAGCAGTTTGAAGCGAATGGGCTAAAACCTTTTGGTGATACTTACTTTCAGTCGTTTACAATGCCCGTTAATGCATTTCCTGAAAAGGCTAAGTTAAAAGTAGGTGATCACTCACTTAAACTTGGGGAAGACTTTATTGTTCATCCAGCTTCTGCTTCCGCTAATGTGAAAGGTACTTTGGTGTACATTCCTGATTCAGTCTTTGAAAATCATGAGAAGTTAGTGGCATATTTTTCTGCGAAAGATATACAAGGAAAAGTATTGGTCTACGATAGCAAGTTTGAGCGGGATGCAGTGATGTGGCCCCGAGTAGTACCTGAGAAACTAAAAAAAGCTGCTGGTGTAATCCTCTTGGTTGATAAACTAACTTTTGGCGTCAGTAGAAAGCAGGGAGACGTTTCAAAGTTGATTGTGAGAAAGGCTACTCTGGAAAAGTATAATGCTGAGGAAATTGAAATACATGTCAGAGCAGAGTGGCAACCCGCTTATCAGACGCAGAATGTAATCGGTTATATAGAAGGGACAAAGCAAGCTACACAGTATGTCGTATTTTCAGCCCATTATGACCATTTAGGGAGTATAGGAAAACAAGTGTATTTTCCTGGAGGAAATGACAATGCGACAGGAGTAGCGATGCTGTTAGAGTTATCTCGTTGGTATAAGGTAAACCCTCCTGAACATTCAGTAGTATTCATGGGATTTGCGGCTGAAGAAGCTGGTTTGGTGGGGTCTCGATATTATGTGGAGAACCCATTATTTGATTTGAAGGATATTCGTTTTCTGATCAATCTTGACTTGTTTGCTTCTGGAGAAGAAGGCATGATGGCAGTTAACGGGGCTGTATTTGAAAAAGAATTTAATTTGTTGACGGATATTAATTCCGAAAAACAATACTTACCTGTGATACAGAAGAGAGGTAAAGCCGCAAACTCAGACCATTATTTCTTTACAGAGGCAGGGGTGCCTTCATTTTTTTTCTACCTGATGGGGAAGTCATGGCAACATTATCATGATATATATGATACAGGAAAAGTGCCTTTGAGTCGTTTTCAGGGAGCATTTCAGCTGATCAGAGATTTCTCAGACAGTTTAGACATAGAAAAAGGGATGCCGTAA
- a CDS encoding phosphoglycerate kinase, whose protein sequence is MKTVADYNFSGKKAVVRVDLNVPLNNDFTVRDYTRIDAVIPTVKKILEDGGSAILMSHMGRPADVYEEKYSLKHIVKPLSEKLGVEVKFGGDCIGAEADQMAADLKPGEVILLDNLRFYKEEKKGNEEFAQKLASRGDVWVMDAFGTAHRAHASTAVIAKFMDDKVAGFTMGREIEASKEVLESGKKPVTAIMGGAKVSDKILIIEKMLNVANNIIIGGGMAYTFFKAKGGSIGSSLCEEDKLDLALELIKKAEEKGVNLLLPVDSRANTSFSNDGVCIEVDNMEIPEGHMGLDIGPKAEQQFADVIKASKTILWNGPMGVFEFENFASGTVKVAEAVAEATEKSGAFSLIGGGDSAAAVNTLGFGDKVSYISTGGGAMLELMEGKELPGIAALKA, encoded by the coding sequence ATGAAAACTGTAGCAGACTATAATTTCAGCGGCAAGAAAGCTGTCGTAAGGGTTGACTTGAATGTACCTTTGAACAATGACTTTACAGTAAGAGATTATACAAGAATCGATGCGGTAATTCCTACTGTGAAGAAGATTTTGGAAGATGGTGGTTCGGCTATCCTAATGTCTCATATGGGACGTCCAGCTGATGTATATGAGGAAAAGTATTCCTTGAAACACATCGTTAAGCCACTTTCAGAAAAACTTGGTGTAGAAGTGAAATTTGGAGGTGACTGCATTGGTGCTGAAGCAGATCAGATGGCAGCCGACCTTAAGCCGGGTGAGGTGATATTGCTTGATAACCTCAGATTCTATAAGGAAGAGAAAAAAGGTAACGAAGAGTTTGCTCAGAAACTGGCATCTCGTGGTGATGTATGGGTGATGGATGCATTTGGTACGGCTCACCGTGCGCATGCTTCGACAGCTGTAATCGCTAAATTCATGGATGACAAGGTAGCCGGCTTTACAATGGGCCGTGAGATCGAGGCATCTAAAGAAGTACTTGAAAGTGGTAAAAAACCTGTGACAGCCATTATGGGTGGTGCTAAGGTTTCAGATAAGATCCTGATCATTGAAAAAATGCTGAATGTTGCCAACAATATCATCATTGGTGGTGGTATGGCTTATACTTTCTTCAAAGCGAAAGGTGGTTCTATCGGAAGCTCCCTTTGTGAGGAAGATAAATTGGATTTGGCACTTGAGCTGATCAAGAAAGCAGAAGAAAAAGGTGTAAACCTGTTGTTACCAGTTGATTCTCGTGCGAACACTTCATTCTCTAATGATGGTGTATGCATCGAAGTTGACAATATGGAAATTCCAGAAGGACATATGGGATTGGATATCGGTCCTAAAGCAGAGCAGCAATTTGCAGATGTAATCAAAGCATCAAAAACAATCCTTTGGAATGGACCAATGGGAGTATTTGAATTTGAAAACTTTGCTAGCGGTACTGTGAAAGTTGCAGAAGCAGTAGCTGAAGCAACAGAGAAAAGCGGTGCTTTCTCACTGATTGGTGGTGGTGACTCAGCTGCGGCTGTCAATACACTTGGCTTTGGTGATAAAGTATCTTACATCTCGACAGGTGGTGGAGCTATGCTTGAGCTGATGGAAGGTAAAGAGTTGCCTGGTATTGCAGCACTGAAAGCATAA